GTTTTACTCAGCCTACTGCGTGAAGATGACAACACTGACATCCTCTTTATATTCACGTGCCTTCAATCATCCAAAGTTCGGTCATCGCTCACGCCGTCGCCGGCGATTCCGCAGCCTGCGCTAAACTCTTGAAGACGTGCCGCCCGTTACTGCGTCTTGTCGCTCAACGCCATTGCCGCGAGATGCTGCGGGCAAGGTTTGACGAATCCGACATCGTGCAGTTGACATGCATGGAAGCTCATCGGGCGTTACCTGAGTTTCGTGGCAAGACAGCCAGCGAACTGCTCGCATGGCTGAACACGATACTGCGGCGCACAATTTGGCGGTTGGACAACGAACATACGGCTCAGCAGCGTGACGTGGCGCGGGAATTCATTCCAACTGCGAACGAAGAGAGCCTGTCATTCATTTGGAACACGCTGCCAGCCCACGGCAAAGGACCGGCGTCCAGGCTAATCATGGGGGAAGCGGCCCTGGCTGTCGCGGCGGCTCTGGACAAACTACCGGACGACTATCGCGCTGTTTTGGAAATGCGTTTTCTGGACAGTATGAAGCTGAAAGAGATCGCA
This DNA window, taken from Fuerstiella marisgermanici, encodes the following:
- a CDS encoding sigma-70 family RNA polymerase sigma factor, whose protein sequence is MPSIIQSSVIAHAVAGDSAACAKLLKTCRPLLRLVAQRHCREMLRARFDESDIVQLTCMEAHRALPEFRGKTASELLAWLNTILRRTIWRLDNEHTAQQRDVAREFIPTANEESLSFIWNTLPAHGKGPASRLIMGEAALAVAAALDKLPDDYRAVLEMRFLDSMKLKEIANQKQTTVGAVAGNLRRGLEMLQQLLPPDMAQELQS